One genomic segment of Drosophila melanogaster chromosome 3L includes these proteins:
- the CG43993 gene encoding uncharacterized protein produces MILLRFVLSLVLLINTTECSFLKGCNYGGSCVDEKWRNDTHWNIICMEWMELDKGDIDTCPKPWKCCHTTQYEKKIPYSKH; encoded by the exons ATGATTCTGTTACGCTTTGTACTAAGCTTAGTGCTCCTCATAAATACCACAGAATGTTCTTTTCTAAAGG GTTGCAATTATGGTGGATCCTGCGTGGATGAGAAATGGCGAAACGACACACATTGGAATATCATTTGCATGGAATGGATGGAACTTGACAAAGGTGACATTGATACCTGTCCAAAACCATGGAAATGCTGCCATACTACGCAATACGAAAAGAAGATTCCGTATTCAAAACACTAA
- the CG43638 gene encoding uncharacterized protein yields MASSVLTLNINDLRKIVSPAQIEVLEQKKTDEDQLKVERECIHLKLNKTLHRLIQLDDEMNEDQISEKDYNFLDNLRRRLTLRHQLLAERLVRVGTQLARTKNELRSLESDIYENLTRRGLL; encoded by the coding sequence atgGCATCTAGCGTTCTTACACTGAACATCAATGATCTGAGGAAAATAGTTTCTCCTGCCCAAATCGAGGTATTGGAGCAAAAGAAAACCGACGAGGATCAGTTGAAAGTCGAACGTGAATGCATCCATTTGAAACTGAACAAAACGCTTCACCGTCTCATCCAACTGGACGACGAGATGAATGAGGACCAAATTAGCGAAAAGGACTACAATTTCCTTGATAACCTAAGAAGAAGGCTAACCCTGCGGCATCAATTGTTGGCCGAGAGACTGGTTCGCGTCGGAACTCAACTGGCCAGAACCAAGAATGAACTCAGAAGTCTTGAAAGTGACATTTACGAGAATCTAACCCGCAGGGGATTGCTATGA
- the CG6793 gene encoding uncharacterized protein: MQYCWLPQERREPILREKPPVVISNKRFQRIRAHATQAAKQEQLHQQQLREEADEKLRIGGEELLRKFAGRNLCITREEECARELKQLQAEQLEAKRLAEEESKAARLEHQKNRKKRIEAAQKLLEQLRPGPRELQCARLQSEVMRSVNVQREVQAEFARVNQQQKELDRKIFQEQVLRGFEEAQQRHKEQCQQLSEHKKELLHLIAERERERQATKAKELEEALKERERNERMMKDQQAKEKELQAAKQRKKKDEALASLVMSDQRQKRLQMLEEMEQVRCDIHNKAKGDLEQLKRDRAKERVDQRIRRNEKLAKELAPRLHYSAREDEERHKRQLEEMRKVHSAEQAKWRKSKEQAKNARLAVQREEEGLAKKSRQKAEEDRRLAEEQRLQNHQTNVQFKRQQREEHIQRIRKLRQDLDEQVKKRIEEETRPGTNYNREAQLEELREDAFFFDYARQLMDEAQAKGCPLKPFIRAVGQYKNDNRIGAEIRIPRHMITRLPMGRRTQGDSQAEGKEKPSDKQEPNSEKLSKEEKLLRQKIDENLKKIEALVLQEGKDKDDQKK; encoded by the exons ATGCAGTATTGCTGGCTTCCACAAGAGCGACGTGAACCCATTTTGCGTGAAAAACCACCAGTGGTTATCTCAAATAAGCGATTCCAGCGCATCCGTGCCCATGCCACGCAGGCCGCCAAACAGGAGCaactgcatcagcagcagcttcgCGAAGAGGCGGATGAGAAACTTCGAATCGGAGGCGAGGAACTCCTCCGGAAATTTGCTGGTCGAAATCTCTGCATCACGCGGGAGGAGGAGTGCGCCCGGGAACTGAAGCAATTGCAGGCCGAGCAACTGGAGGCCAAGCGCCTGGCGGAGGAGGAAAGCAAGGCTGCTCGCCTGGAGCATCAGAAAAACAGGAAGAAACGCATCGAGGCTGCCCAAAAACTCCTGGAGCAACTGCGTCCTGGTCCCCGGGAATTGCAGTGCGCGCGTCTTCAGAGCGAAGTTATGCGAAGTGTCAATGTCCAAAGAGAAGTGCAGGCGGAGTTCGCCAGGGTCAACCAGCAACAGAAGGAGCTGGACAGGAAGATCTTTCAGGAGCAAGTGCTTCGGGGTTTTGAGGAGGCACAACAGCGTCACAAGGAGCAATGTCAACAGCTAAGTGAGCATAAAAAGGAGTTATTGCACCTAATTGCAGAGAGGGAAAGGGAACGCCAG GCCACCAAAGCCAAGGAATTGGAGGAGGCGCTTAAGGAGCGGGAACGCAATGAGCGCATGATGAAGGATCAGCAGGCCAAGGAGAAGGAGCTGCAGGCGGCCAAGCAGCGCAAAAAAAAGGATGAGGCATTGGCCTCCTTGGTCATGTCCGATCAGCGCCAGAAGCGACTCCAGATGCTGGAGGAGATGGAGCAGGTGCGGTGTGATATCCACAACAAGGCCAAGGGAGATTTGGAGCAGTTGAAACGAGACAGAGCCAAGGAGCGAGTGGATCAACGTATCCGGCGAAACGAAAAACTGGCCAAGGAACTGGCTCCTCGCCTGCACTACAGTGCACGGGAGGATGAGGAGCGCCATAAGCGCCAGCTGGAAGAGATGCGAAAAGTTCACAGTGCCGAGCAGGCCAAATGGAGAAAGTCGAAGGAACAGGCCAAGAACGCCCGTTTAGCTGTGCAAAGAGAGGAGGAGGGGCTGGCCAAAAAGAGCAGACAAAAAGCAGAGGAGGATCGCAGGCTGGCAGAGGAACAGCGGCTTCAAAACCATCAAACTAATGTTCAGTTTAAGCGGCAGCAACGGGAGGAGCATATTCAAAGGATAAGGAAACTCCGCCAGGATCTCGACGAACAGGTTAAGAAACGCATCGAGGAGGAGACCCGTCCAGGTACCAACTACAACAGGGAGGCCCAATTGGAGGAACTCCGCGAGGATGCCTTCTTCTTCGATTACGCCCGTCAGCTGATGGATGAAGCCCAAGCCAAGGGATGTCCGCTAAAACCATTTATTCGCGCTGTGGGTCAGTACAAAAACGATAATCGGATAGGAGCAGAGATACGGATTCCTCGTCACATGATCACTCGATTGCCCATGGGCAGGAGAACTCAAGGAGATAGCCAAGCGGAGGGAAAGGAAAAACCATCGGACAAACAGGAACCCAATTCCGAGAAGTTGAGCAAAGAGGAGAAACTTTTGAGACAGAAAATCGATGAGAATCTCAAGAAAATCGAGGCGTTAGTTTTACAGGAGGGCAAGGACAAAGATGATCAAAAGAAATGA